One region of Polaribacter pectinis genomic DNA includes:
- a CDS encoding triple tyrosine motif-containing protein — MKKHFHTQLLALLLFFPFFKSTCQEFPPINIFTTENYGAENQNWDISQSENKFIYVANNKGLLEYNGAMWHLYPTPNQTIMRSVKVIEDKVFTGFYMDFGFWIKNKFGVLEYTSITKEQNVEMLEDEQVWSILEVDGWMLFKSLERIYLYNIDSKALKVIKAENRIEKISKVDGVIYFQEINKGVFKIENGVPKLISDDIILKENILVEIFKTEDKLLFLTQEKGFYFLSKNNIEKWKVSSENKIAGKLIYSAKKLKNGNFVLGTISNGLIFLYGNGDFNYQITQSSGLSNNTILSVFEDQENNIWLGLDNGINCVNNASPFKFFTQKNDFWGTIYTSVVYENNLYIGTNQGLFYRNVNSEKPFQFIENTQGQVWSLVVLEDTLFCGHNTGTFIIEKGKSEKINNVQGTWDIVQKDKNTLIQGNYDGLYVLKKQGLKWVLRNKIEGFNTSSRFFTLLENDKIIVNHEYKGVFKLRVDSEFRKVIKQEKDSSVSKGIHSSLVKYNNDILYTSKKGVFKYELDKNKFVKESTYSKLIPKENFTSARLVNNLSSNKLWSFTSEDIKYLIPGKLSNKPIIKSIPISENLRKAKTGFENSIQIKNNKQLIGTSKGYLIVDLKKVKEREDFNISINKVYSFPLDQEKRSVNLSNNITFHNKENNVEFFFSVPNYTKTSTTKYQYQLLGQNKDWSSPVSSNSILFENIPFGNYTFKVRAIINNKLSSNEAKFSFKIEKPWYLSNIMVVIYIVLILLLFFVWHIISRRYYKKQREKLLYRAQKELELKELESKQEIMKLNNEKLRVDIDSKSRELASSTMNIIKKNDFLNTIKTELVDGGEKNIPKVVKIIDKNLNNTDDWKMFQEAFNNADKKFLKKMKNKHPELTPNDLRLCAYLRLNLSSKEIAPLLNISPRSVEVKRYRLRKKMNLPHDSNLTNYILEI, encoded by the coding sequence ATGAAAAAACATTTCCATACACAGTTATTAGCGCTTCTACTTTTTTTCCCTTTTTTTAAATCTACTTGTCAAGAGTTTCCTCCAATAAATATTTTTACAACAGAAAATTATGGAGCAGAGAACCAGAATTGGGACATTTCTCAATCTGAGAACAAATTTATTTATGTAGCAAATAATAAGGGATTATTAGAATATAATGGTGCTATGTGGCATTTATATCCTACACCTAACCAAACTATAATGAGGTCTGTAAAGGTTATCGAAGATAAAGTATTCACAGGCTTTTATATGGATTTTGGATTTTGGATAAAAAATAAATTTGGAGTATTAGAGTATACTTCAATTACAAAAGAACAAAATGTTGAAATGCTCGAAGATGAGCAAGTTTGGAGTATTTTAGAAGTTGATGGTTGGATGTTATTTAAGTCTTTAGAAAGAATTTATTTATATAATATAGATAGTAAAGCTTTAAAAGTTATTAAGGCAGAAAACAGGATAGAAAAAATATCTAAAGTTGATGGGGTTATTTATTTTCAAGAAATAAATAAAGGTGTTTTTAAGATAGAAAATGGTGTGCCTAAACTAATTTCGGATGATATTATTTTAAAAGAGAATATCCTAGTAGAAATTTTTAAAACAGAGGATAAATTATTGTTTTTAACGCAAGAGAAAGGTTTCTATTTTTTAAGTAAAAATAATATTGAAAAATGGAAAGTTTCTTCTGAAAATAAGATAGCTGGAAAATTAATATACAGTGCAAAAAAATTAAAAAACGGAAATTTTGTTTTAGGAACTATTTCAAATGGATTAATTTTTTTATACGGTAATGGAGACTTCAATTACCAAATTACCCAAAGTTCTGGTTTAAGTAATAACACAATACTTTCTGTTTTTGAAGACCAAGAAAATAACATTTGGTTAGGTTTAGATAATGGAATTAATTGTGTAAATAACGCTTCACCTTTTAAGTTTTTTACTCAAAAAAATGATTTTTGGGGTACTATATACACTTCTGTAGTTTATGAAAATAATTTATATATAGGTACAAACCAAGGTTTGTTTTACAGGAATGTTAATTCAGAAAAACCGTTTCAATTTATAGAAAACACTCAAGGTCAAGTATGGAGTTTAGTTGTTTTAGAAGACACTTTGTTTTGCGGGCATAATACAGGTACATTTATTATTGAAAAAGGTAAATCTGAAAAAATTAACAATGTTCAAGGAACTTGGGATATTGTACAAAAAGATAAAAATACTTTAATTCAAGGGAATTATGATGGCTTATATGTATTAAAAAAACAAGGTTTAAAATGGGTTTTAAGAAATAAAATTGAAGGGTTTAATACCTCAAGTAGGTTTTTTACACTTTTAGAAAATGATAAAATTATTGTAAACCATGAGTATAAAGGGGTTTTTAAATTAAGAGTTGATTCCGAATTTAGAAAAGTTATTAAGCAAGAGAAAGATTCTAGTGTAAGTAAAGGAATTCATTCTAGTCTAGTGAAATATAATAACGATATTCTTTATACAAGTAAAAAAGGGGTGTTTAAGTATGAATTAGATAAAAATAAATTTGTAAAAGAATCAACTTATAGTAAGTTAATTCCTAAAGAAAATTTTACATCTGCAAGATTAGTTAATAATTTGTCAAGTAATAAATTATGGTCTTTTACTAGTGAAGATATAAAGTATTTAATTCCAGGTAAATTAAGTAACAAACCAATTATAAAAAGTATACCTATTTCAGAAAACTTAAGAAAAGCTAAAACTGGGTTTGAAAACAGTATTCAAATTAAGAATAATAAACAGCTTATAGGTACAAGTAAAGGATATTTAATAGTAGATTTAAAAAAAGTAAAAGAGCGTGAAGATTTTAATATATCTATAAATAAAGTATATAGTTTTCCATTAGATCAAGAAAAAAGAAGTGTAAATTTATCTAATAACATAACCTTTCATAATAAAGAAAACAATGTTGAATTCTTTTTTAGTGTGCCTAATTACACTAAAACATCTACAACCAAATATCAATATCAATTATTAGGGCAAAATAAAGATTGGAGTTCTCCAGTTTCCTCAAATAGTATTTTGTTCGAAAATATTCCGTTTGGAAATTACACTTTTAAAGTTAGGGCAATTATTAATAATAAATTAAGTAGTAACGAAGCTAAATTCAGTTTTAAGATAGAAAAACCTTGGTATCTATCTAATATAATGGTGGTAATCTATATTGTGCTAATACTTTTATTGTTTTTTGTTTGGCATATAATTTCTAGAAGATATTATAAAAAGCAAAGAGAGAAATTACTTTATAGAGCACAAAAAGAACTTGAGCTTAAGGAATTAGAAAGTAAGCAAGAAATCATGAAACTTAATAATGAAAAATTAAGAGTAGACATAGATAGTAAAAGTAGAGAGTTAGCAAGTTCTACTATGAATATTATTAAGAAAAATGACTTCTTAAACACTATTAAAACCGAGTTAGTAGATGGTGGTGAGAAAAATATACCTAAAGTTGTTAAGATTATAGATAAGAATTTAAACAATACAGATGATTGGAAGATGTTTCAAGAAGCATTTAATAATGCAGATAAGAAGTTCTTAAAAAAGATGAAAAACAAACATCCAGAATTAACTCCAAATGATTTAAGGTTGTGTGCGTATTTAAGGTTAAACCTCTCATCTAAAGAGATTGCGCCTTTATTAAATATTTCTCCAAGAAGTGTAGAAGTTAAGCGTTATAGGTTGCGTAAAAAAATGAACTTACCTCATGATTCTAACTTAACAAATTACATTTTAGAAATTTAG
- a CDS encoding alpha-amylase family glycosyl hydrolase, producing the protein MKKIFFIFIFVAIISCKENTSNNKEVKLTAKKEFVWEGANIYFLLTDRFNNGDTSNDINFDRTKETGKLRGFEGGDIKGITQKIEEGYFTKLGINAIWMTPIVEQIYGGTDEGTGLSYGFHGYWAKDWTKIDPNYGTKEDLKELVKIAHKNGIRVLLDAVINHTGPVTEKDPVWPNDWVRTEPQCTYDNYEHTVSCTLVKNLPDIKTESNENVALPPQLVAKWKEEGRYEEEVAELDAFFERTGHPKAPRFYIIKWLTDYITEFGIDGYRVDTVKHTEEFVWQEFKEECDVAFAEYKKNNPEKVLDNNDFYLVGEVYNYAISHGKAFSFGDKKVNYFDKAFNSLINFEIKWNAKQMTEKDVFHKYDTILQNELKDYGILNYMTSHDDGQPFDKERKMPFKTATMLMITPGTSQVYYGDESARNLTIEGTVGDATLRSFMNWDDIKNNVKTQEVLSHWQKLGHFRANHMSVGAGKHQLISEKNGLFFSRVRNEDKVVIGINIIENKIDIDVSSVFSNGDILRDAYSNKEIEVKEGKASFMSEFSVVLLEDKQ; encoded by the coding sequence ATGAAAAAAATATTCTTCATTTTCATTTTTGTAGCTATCATTAGCTGTAAAGAAAATACATCAAACAATAAAGAAGTAAAACTAACTGCAAAAAAAGAATTTGTTTGGGAAGGAGCAAACATCTACTTTTTGTTAACAGATAGATTTAATAATGGCGATACTTCTAATGATATTAATTTTGATAGAACCAAAGAAACTGGTAAGTTACGTGGTTTTGAAGGTGGAGATATTAAAGGAATTACGCAAAAAATTGAGGAAGGTTATTTTACCAAATTAGGAATCAACGCTATTTGGATGACGCCAATTGTAGAGCAAATTTATGGTGGAACAGATGAAGGTACAGGGCTTTCTTATGGTTTTCATGGGTATTGGGCTAAAGATTGGACAAAAATTGACCCAAATTACGGAACAAAAGAAGATCTTAAAGAATTGGTAAAAATTGCTCATAAAAACGGAATTAGAGTTTTGTTAGATGCAGTAATTAATCATACAGGACCTGTTACAGAAAAAGACCCTGTTTGGCCAAATGATTGGGTTCGTACAGAACCACAATGTACTTATGATAATTATGAACACACAGTATCTTGTACTTTGGTTAAAAATTTACCAGATATTAAAACAGAAAGTAATGAAAACGTAGCTTTGCCTCCACAATTAGTTGCAAAATGGAAAGAAGAAGGACGTTATGAAGAAGAAGTTGCAGAATTAGATGCATTTTTTGAAAGAACAGGCCATCCAAAAGCACCTCGTTTTTATATTATAAAATGGCTAACAGATTATATTACAGAATTCGGAATTGATGGTTATAGAGTAGATACAGTAAAACATACAGAAGAATTTGTGTGGCAAGAATTTAAAGAAGAATGCGATGTAGCTTTTGCAGAATACAAGAAAAATAATCCTGAAAAAGTTTTAGATAATAATGATTTTTATTTAGTTGGAGAAGTATATAATTATGCAATTTCTCACGGAAAAGCATTTAGTTTTGGTGATAAAAAAGTCAATTATTTTGATAAAGCATTTAATAGTTTAATCAATTTTGAAATTAAATGGAATGCTAAACAAATGACCGAAAAAGACGTTTTTCATAAATATGATACAATTCTTCAAAATGAATTAAAAGATTACGGAATTTTAAATTATATGACTTCTCATGACGATGGTCAACCTTTTGATAAGGAAAGAAAAATGCCTTTTAAAACAGCTACAATGTTAATGATAACACCTGGAACTTCTCAAGTGTATTATGGAGACGAATCTGCTAGAAATTTAACAATTGAAGGTACAGTTGGTGATGCAACTTTACGTTCTTTTATGAATTGGGACGATATAAAAAACAATGTTAAAACACAGGAAGTATTAAGTCATTGGCAGAAGTTGGGGCATTTTAGAGCAAACCACATGTCAGTTGGCGCAGGAAAACATCAATTAATATCAGAAAAAAATGGTCTATTTTTCTCAAGAGTTAGAAATGAAGATAAAGTTGTAATTGGTATAAATATAATAGAAAACAAGATAGATATAGATGTTTCTTCTGTATTTAGTAATGGTGATATATTAAGAGATGCTTATTCTAATAAAGAAATTGAAGTAAAAGAAGGGAAAGCAAGTTTTATGTCAGAATTTAGTGTTGTTTTATTGGAAGATAAACAATAA
- a CDS encoding alpha-amylase family protein — protein sequence MRKIYSVLTVLVLSILIGCSTEKVSEKKMKSTVTKKKIVVYQVFTRLFGNTNTTNKPWGTIEENGVGKFNDFTDKALTEIKNLGVTHIWYTGVPHHDVIRDYTKYEISNDDPDVVKGRAGSPYAVKDYYNVNPDLAENVTNRLQEFVALIERSHKNDLKVIIDIVPNHVARNYQSLSNPEGTKDFGAEDDTSLEYHVDNNFYYVPNKAFEVPDFLNGYLPLGGEKHPLSDGKFDENPAKWTGNGARSPKPSFYDWYETVKVNYGISPDGKKEFDELPTDFDNENYKKHFEFWKDKKVPNSWIKFRDIALYWIAKGVDGFRYDMAEMVPVEFWSFMNSAIKMKNENAFLLAEVYNPSLYRDYIKKGKMDYLYDKVQLYDTIKHVMQGKGLTDNIPPIIEDLKDIEHNMLHFLENHDEQRIASPEFAGNALKGKPAMVVSTTISTAPTMVYFGQEFGEDGSENAGFGSPSRTSIFDYVGVPTLQRWVNDKNFDGGKSTKEELDLRDFYKRLLNFTIKSDALMGEYADLHQYNRENTPNYTHKILSYTRFSEDEKLVIISNFDDNEAFKFQLKIPSEIIKKWNLEEGTYVLKDKLYNTKSFNLVVNNSVGNINIVINPLESFILQIQ from the coding sequence ATGAGAAAAATATACAGCGTTTTAACCGTTTTAGTTTTAAGTATCTTAATTGGTTGTTCAACAGAAAAAGTTTCAGAAAAGAAGATGAAGAGTACAGTTACGAAGAAAAAAATAGTGGTTTATCAGGTTTTTACACGTTTGTTTGGGAACACAAATACCACCAACAAACCTTGGGGTACAATTGAAGAAAATGGTGTTGGTAAATTCAATGATTTTACAGACAAAGCTCTAACTGAAATTAAAAATTTAGGTGTTACGCATATTTGGTACACAGGCGTTCCTCATCATGATGTAATTCGAGATTATACAAAATACGAAATTTCAAATGACGATCCAGATGTTGTAAAAGGTAGAGCAGGATCTCCTTACGCAGTAAAAGATTATTACAACGTGAATCCGGATTTGGCTGAAAATGTAACAAACAGATTGCAAGAATTTGTAGCTTTAATAGAACGTTCTCATAAAAACGATTTAAAAGTGATTATTGATATTGTTCCAAATCACGTTGCAAGAAATTACCAAAGTTTATCAAACCCAGAAGGAACCAAAGATTTTGGTGCAGAAGATGATACTTCTTTAGAATACCATGTAGATAATAACTTCTATTACGTGCCAAACAAAGCATTTGAAGTGCCAGATTTTTTAAATGGATATTTACCTCTAGGTGGCGAAAAACACCCACTTTCTGATGGTAAATTCGATGAAAATCCTGCAAAATGGACAGGAAATGGCGCGCGTTCTCCTAAACCAAGTTTTTATGATTGGTACGAAACTGTAAAAGTAAATTATGGGATTTCTCCAGATGGGAAAAAGGAATTTGACGAATTACCAACAGATTTTGATAATGAAAATTATAAAAAACATTTCGAGTTTTGGAAAGATAAAAAAGTACCAAATTCTTGGATAAAATTTAGAGATATTGCTTTGTATTGGATTGCTAAAGGAGTAGATGGTTTTAGATATGACATGGCAGAAATGGTGCCTGTTGAATTTTGGAGTTTTATGAACTCTGCAATCAAAATGAAAAATGAAAATGCTTTTTTATTGGCAGAAGTGTATAATCCTAGTTTGTATAGAGATTACATTAAAAAAGGAAAAATGGATTATTTATATGACAAAGTTCAGTTGTATGACACTATAAAACACGTAATGCAAGGAAAGGGTTTAACAGATAATATTCCACCAATTATTGAAGATTTAAAAGATATTGAACATAATATGTTGCATTTTTTAGAGAATCATGACGAACAAAGAATTGCGAGTCCAGAATTTGCTGGAAATGCCCTAAAAGGAAAACCAGCAATGGTAGTTTCTACCACAATTTCTACAGCACCAACAATGGTTTATTTTGGTCAAGAATTTGGTGAAGATGGTTCCGAAAATGCAGGTTTTGGAAGTCCGTCAAGAACTTCAATTTTCGATTATGTGGGTGTTCCAACTTTACAAAGATGGGTAAATGATAAAAATTTCGATGGAGGAAAATCAACCAAAGAAGAACTCGATTTAAGAGATTTTTACAAACGTTTATTAAACTTTACTATTAAAAGTGATGCTTTAATGGGAGAATATGCAGATTTACATCAATATAATAGAGAAAATACGCCAAATTATACACACAAAATATTGTCATATACTCGTTTTTCAGAAGATGAAAAATTGGTAATTATTTCTAATTTCGATGATAATGAAGCCTTTAAATTTCAATTAAAAATTCCTTCAGAAATTATTAAAAAATGGAATTTAGAAGAAGGAACTTATGTATTGAAAGATAAACTATACAATACAAAATCATTTAATTTAGTTGTGAATAATTCAGTAGGAAATATTAATATCGTTATCAATCCATTAGAATCTTTTATTCTTCAAATCCAATAA